The following are from one region of the Paenibacillus sabinae T27 genome:
- a CDS encoding helix-turn-helix domain-containing protein — MPTNQSEPYMIQAWSLVNRKYLGKGVRIKRFRRPQRSQIRNRVLLAVLMSRDIKLSRLAEELSVSSRSVSAWVYESRIPSKTNMDKACRFLGYPQHVLFNEALLRQSPILCQPGSSRFMKRRAAQPNRSDILTGLCMVHDLSVTDAARWIGVHPGTFRKWMHHSLLPAPSLQEKAEAFFRIPRAILFADCVPSRKHQ; from the coding sequence ATGCCTACAAATCAGTCAGAGCCTTATATGATACAGGCGTGGTCTCTGGTCAACCGCAAGTATTTGGGAAAAGGCGTCCGGATCAAAAGATTCCGCCGTCCCCAAAGAAGCCAGATCCGCAACCGCGTGCTGCTCGCCGTGCTGATGTCCCGGGATATCAAGCTTTCCCGTCTTGCGGAAGAGCTCTCCGTATCCTCGCGGAGCGTCAGCGCATGGGTGTATGAAAGCCGCATTCCGTCCAAGACGAATATGGACAAAGCCTGCCGTTTTCTCGGTTACCCGCAGCATGTGTTATTTAACGAAGCGCTGCTTCGGCAGAGCCCGATCCTGTGCCAGCCGGGTTCTTCCCGCTTTATGAAACGAAGAGCGGCTCAGCCGAATCGCAGCGACATTCTGACCGGACTGTGCATGGTCCATGACCTTTCGGTCACCGATGCAGCCCGGTGGATCGGCGTTCATCCCGGCACGTTCCGCAAATGGATGCACCACAGCCTGCTTCCGGCCCCTTCCCTGCAGGAAAAAGCGGAAGCGTTTTTCCGGATACCTCGGGCTATTCTGTTCGCCGACTGCGTACCTTCAAGGAAACATCAATAA
- a CDS encoding class I SAM-dependent methyltransferase — MRINDQYWERRFGSEGMIWGTEPSPTALEARELFLKHGVRTVFVPGAGYGRNTKAFSRDFIVEGVELSETAVKLAGEWDPDSLVRCGSALDAPEEGELFDAIYCYDLLHLFLEPERRRLVASCLSRLRPGGLLYFTSFSDEDPCCGRGEQLETGTYRYKEGKYAHFFSEDDWKAHFSGTEILETGALRETLDGATEGLHDYMLRTIAARKKG; from the coding sequence ATGCGAATAAACGATCAATATTGGGAACGGCGGTTCGGCAGCGAAGGGATGATCTGGGGAACGGAGCCCAGCCCAACCGCCCTCGAGGCAAGGGAGCTGTTTCTGAAGCATGGGGTCCGGACGGTGTTCGTTCCCGGAGCCGGTTACGGCCGCAATACGAAGGCATTCTCGCGGGACTTCATCGTGGAGGGAGTCGAACTTAGCGAAACCGCCGTGAAACTAGCGGGGGAGTGGGATCCGGACAGCCTCGTCCGCTGCGGCTCTGCACTGGATGCTCCAGAAGAGGGCGAGCTCTTCGACGCGATATACTGCTACGACCTGCTGCATTTGTTTCTTGAACCGGAGCGCCGGAGGCTGGTGGCTTCCTGCTTGAGCCGGCTTCGGCCGGGAGGACTTCTGTACTTCACCAGCTTCTCTGACGAGGACCCGTGCTGCGGGCGAGGTGAGCAGTTGGAAACAGGGACGTACCGGTATAAAGAAGGCAAATATGCGCATTTTTTCAGCGAGGATGACTGGAAGGCCCATTTCTCCGGAACGGAAATTCTGGAAACCGGCGCCTTAAGGGAGACTTTGGACGGTGCGACGGAAGGCTTGCATGATTACATGCTGCGGACGATTGCTGCCCGGAAAAAAGGGTAG
- a CDS encoding M14 family metallopeptidase has translation MLQYIVRKGDTLARIAAAHGLAPENVIHGNPWAAAQPYLYPGQVLFLPAIQRRRHAAQDGESARDVADLYGVSIDALIMLNPRLSPDGSCTPGTILVIPPSERTAIVKMRGEYGPRELGDDIGRLTAKYPFISTGTIGASVLGQPLHLLRIGTGSRCLHVNAAIHANEWLTSPCLLSFLEQYADAYADGRKWNGHSPEDWFSNWTLWAVPMANPDGVELVQEGAGPGHPYRRELTEWNSGRRSFRHWKANIRGVDLGDQFPAFWDEEQSRRGAAGPSPRDYGGPSPLSEPEAAALAELCEKAPPDMAVSLHSQGQEIYWNYRGYEPPESRELAERLAKAGGYRAVTLTESDAGFKDWFIMKFGKPGFTVELGLGRNPLPLEDFEGMALETGLILASILSG, from the coding sequence ATGCTTCAATATATTGTCCGAAAAGGAGACACCTTGGCGCGGATTGCGGCGGCTCACGGACTTGCTCCGGAAAATGTAATCCACGGCAATCCCTGGGCGGCGGCCCAGCCTTACCTTTATCCAGGGCAGGTGCTGTTTCTCCCTGCCATCCAGCGGAGAAGGCATGCGGCGCAGGATGGGGAATCTGCCCGGGATGTAGCGGATCTCTATGGAGTCAGTATAGATGCGCTGATCATGCTTAATCCGAGACTATCTCCGGACGGGTCCTGCACGCCCGGAACTATACTTGTGATCCCGCCGTCCGAACGTACGGCGATTGTGAAGATGCGCGGCGAGTACGGACCGAGAGAACTCGGGGATGATATCGGCAGGCTGACCGCCAAATATCCGTTTATTTCGACCGGCACGATCGGCGCAAGCGTCCTCGGCCAGCCGCTTCATCTGCTGCGGATCGGCACCGGCAGCCGATGTCTGCATGTCAACGCGGCGATTCATGCCAATGAATGGCTGACTTCGCCGTGTCTGCTGTCCTTTCTGGAGCAGTACGCCGATGCCTATGCGGACGGCCGGAAGTGGAACGGTCACAGTCCCGAAGACTGGTTCAGCAATTGGACGCTGTGGGCGGTTCCAATGGCGAATCCCGACGGCGTGGAACTGGTGCAGGAGGGAGCTGGCCCAGGGCATCCATACCGCCGGGAACTGACGGAATGGAACAGCGGACGGCGCAGCTTCCGCCACTGGAAGGCCAACATCCGGGGCGTCGACCTCGGGGACCAGTTCCCGGCCTTTTGGGACGAAGAGCAGTCGCGGCGGGGAGCGGCCGGGCCTTCTCCACGGGATTATGGAGGCCCTTCGCCGCTCAGTGAGCCGGAGGCGGCCGCTCTTGCCGAGCTGTGCGAGAAGGCCCCGCCGGACATGGCGGTGTCGCTCCATAGCCAAGGCCAGGAAATTTACTGGAACTACCGGGGGTATGAGCCGCCGGAGAGCCGGGAACTTGCGGAACGCCTGGCGAAGGCCGGCGGCTACCGGGCCGTTACATTGACAGAGAGCGACGCCGGGTTCAAGGACTGGTTCATTATGAAATTCGGAAAGCCGGGATTCACCGTGGAGCTGGGACTTGGAAGAAATCCGCTCCCGCTGGAGGATTTTGAAGGCATGGCTCTGGAAACGGGGCTCATTCTGGCGTCCATTTTGTCCGGGTAA
- a CDS encoding aldo/keto reductase, with protein sequence MKQLSDTILLNNGVAMPCYGLGTYKAEGNEVERAVTAALELGYRAIDTASLYGNEQEVGRAIRASGLRREDVFVTTKVWNDDQGYDRALAAFEKSREALGLEVIDLYLIHWPGVNRYKDTWRALERLYEEGSVRAIGVSNFQIHHLESLMNDSHTVPVVNQVELHPRLRQRPLHDFCLLNNIQIEAWAPLMKGKLQDNEILTSIARMHGKSVSQVILRWELQHDIVTIPKSVTPSRIKENSEIFDFNLSEEEMNAIDTLDTGERIGRHPDEVDF encoded by the coding sequence ATGAAGCAGCTATCGGATACCATATTGCTGAACAACGGCGTCGCCATGCCATGCTACGGCCTTGGAACGTATAAAGCGGAAGGCAATGAGGTGGAACGTGCGGTGACAGCGGCGCTGGAGCTCGGCTACCGGGCCATCGACACGGCGTCCCTGTACGGGAACGAGCAGGAAGTGGGACGGGCCATCAGGGCCAGCGGTCTGCGCAGAGAAGACGTATTCGTCACAACCAAGGTATGGAATGACGATCAGGGCTATGACCGGGCGCTGGCCGCTTTTGAGAAGAGCCGGGAGGCGCTGGGGCTGGAAGTGATCGACTTGTACCTCATTCATTGGCCCGGAGTGAACAGATACAAGGATACGTGGCGTGCACTTGAGCGTCTGTACGAAGAAGGCAGCGTGCGCGCGATTGGCGTCAGCAACTTCCAGATTCATCATCTGGAGTCGCTCATGAATGACAGCCATACCGTTCCGGTCGTGAACCAGGTGGAACTGCATCCCCGTCTAAGACAGCGGCCGCTGCATGATTTCTGCTTGCTGAACAATATCCAGATCGAAGCCTGGGCCCCGCTTATGAAAGGAAAACTGCAGGATAACGAGATTCTTACATCCATCGCGCGAATGCATGGCAAATCGGTGTCCCAAGTCATCCTTCGCTGGGAGCTGCAGCATGACATCGTCACGATTCCGAAATCGGTAACGCCTTCCCGGATCAAGGAGAACAGCGAAATCTTCGATTTCAACCTGTCTGAGGAGGAAATGAACGCCATCGATACGCTGGATACCGGGGAACGCATCGGCAGACATCCGGACGAGGTTGATTTCTGA
- a CDS encoding YtxH domain-containing protein produces the protein MKKNTKSLLWGIVAGGAVGSVTALLLAPKAGKELRKDISDGATATIDKAQELVQQAADKGAEWYGKAKDSVDLVIQEVADWSKQFVGEDEPEAVTVSSIADTGATAKSAEASFEDEAAVSSADLAGNEAGKQA, from the coding sequence ATGAAGAAGAACACGAAAAGCCTGCTCTGGGGAATCGTTGCCGGAGGAGCCGTCGGTTCGGTAACCGCCCTGCTGCTGGCGCCCAAAGCCGGAAAAGAGCTGCGCAAGGATATTTCGGACGGAGCCACAGCTACGATCGATAAAGCCCAGGAGCTTGTCCAGCAGGCTGCGGACAAAGGCGCGGAATGGTACGGCAAAGCCAAGGATTCCGTCGATCTGGTCATTCAGGAAGTGGCGGACTGGAGCAAACAGTTCGTCGGGGAAGATGAGCCTGAAGCGGTGACGGTAAGCTCAATTGCCGATACCGGGGCGACAGCGAAATCCGCAGAAGCGTCTTTCGAAGATGAAGCCGCCGTGTCCTCGGCGGATCTTGCAGGCAATGAGGCCGGGAAGCAGGCATAG
- a CDS encoding MBL fold metallo-hydrolase, producing MLKTGLTDTWEVASGIVGLRTLFVNVAFLGQAGGDWVLVDAGLGMFAGTIRKLARERFGRPPAAIILTHGHFDHVGTLGELIEEWSVPVFAHLLELPYLTGEGDYPPGDPSVGGGMMAEVSPLYPHRGVNLGGAVSPLPEDGSVPGAQGWRWVHTPGHTHGHISLFRDADKALIAGDAFITVKQESALSVVQQSKEIHGPPTYFTTDWAAAEKSVAMLAGMKPLIALTGHGLPVSGAELTGRLEDLADHFKEMAVPDHGKYLS from the coding sequence ATGCTGAAAACGGGCTTAACGGATACGTGGGAAGTTGCTTCCGGCATCGTCGGTCTTAGGACGCTGTTCGTCAACGTTGCCTTTCTGGGGCAGGCCGGAGGTGACTGGGTTCTGGTGGACGCTGGGCTCGGCATGTTCGCCGGTACCATCCGCAAGCTGGCACGGGAACGGTTCGGCCGACCGCCGGCAGCGATTATTCTGACCCACGGCCATTTCGACCATGTCGGCACGCTTGGCGAACTTATCGAAGAATGGAGCGTCCCTGTATTCGCCCATTTGCTGGAGCTCCCTTATCTGACAGGCGAGGGTGACTATCCTCCGGGCGACCCTTCCGTCGGCGGAGGTATGATGGCCGAGGTTTCTCCCCTGTATCCCCACCGGGGAGTCAATTTGGGCGGCGCGGTATCTCCGCTGCCGGAGGACGGCAGTGTTCCGGGGGCACAGGGATGGCGCTGGGTGCATACGCCCGGCCATACTCACGGGCATATTTCTCTGTTTCGTGACGCCGACAAGGCGCTTATTGCAGGGGACGCCTTCATCACCGTTAAGCAGGAATCCGCTCTCTCCGTCGTTCAGCAGAGCAAGGAAATTCATGGGCCGCCGACCTATTTTACAACCGACTGGGCGGCTGCTGAGAAGTCGGTCGCTATGCTCGCCGGCATGAAGCCGCTGATAGCGTTGACCGGCCACGGCCTGCCTGTAAGCGGAGCGGAGCTGACCGGCAGGCTTGAGGATTTGGCTGACCATTTCAAAGAAATGGCTGTCCCGGACCACGGGAAATATTTGAGCTAG
- the racE gene encoding glutamate racemase, which produces MQQAIAILDSGVGGLTVAKEVMRQLPREKIIYFGDTARAPYGPRSSEEVKMFTEQIVDYLIQFNPKLIVIACNTATAAALDYISDKVDIPVIGVIHPGARAAISATKTGRVGVIGTVGTIGSGAYTAALKQLSPYIEVVSQACPALVPLVEQGMFRSKESDQAVIESLNGIKHEPIDTLILGCTHYPFLVEPIGRAMGPGVKLISSADETAREISTILYDKGKLARGDDSPVHQFFCSGDAGIFQKIAMDWLGEQIKRTPVVWQVSSLEPMDV; this is translated from the coding sequence GTGCAGCAAGCTATTGCAATACTGGATTCAGGCGTGGGAGGGTTGACGGTTGCCAAGGAAGTCATGAGGCAGCTCCCGCGGGAAAAAATCATTTATTTCGGAGACACCGCCCGCGCCCCGTACGGACCCCGTTCGTCCGAAGAAGTCAAAATGTTCACCGAGCAAATTGTCGATTACCTTATTCAATTTAATCCCAAACTGATCGTGATTGCCTGCAATACGGCGACCGCGGCAGCTCTCGATTATATATCGGACAAAGTGGACATCCCGGTCATCGGTGTGATTCACCCTGGCGCCCGCGCGGCGATCAGCGCGACCAAGACGGGCAGGGTAGGCGTTATCGGGACCGTCGGAACGATCGGCAGCGGGGCTTACACCGCTGCGCTGAAGCAGCTGTCGCCTTATATTGAGGTGGTCAGTCAGGCATGCCCGGCGCTTGTCCCCTTGGTCGAACAGGGAATGTTCCGTTCGAAGGAATCCGATCAGGCGGTAATCGAATCACTAAACGGCATAAAGCATGAGCCGATCGACACCCTGATCCTCGGCTGCACGCATTACCCGTTTCTGGTCGAGCCGATCGGCCGGGCGATGGGGCCTGGCGTCAAGCTGATCAGCTCCGCGGACGAGACGGCGCGCGAGATCAGCACGATTTTATATGACAAGGGAAAGCTGGCGAGAGGGGACGACAGTCCCGTTCATCAATTCTTCTGCAGCGGCGACGCCGGCATCTTCCAGAAGATCGCCATGGACTGGCTTGGCGAGCAGATCAAGCGAACGCCGGTCGTTTGGCAGGTATCGTCGCTTGAGCCCATGGATGTCTGA
- a CDS encoding DUF86 domain-containing protein, producing the protein MYYVNRGQIERILRQIPDIADGLRMAASSWDGGTVWGMVQERCLHLAIEVVTDAGSCLIDGFIMRDAGSYEDIVTIIYEESVFRDQEMYDRLIELVSLRKPLVQEYYNWERGRLHPLTAVLPELLTRFASEIQDYLNRELEIARPVREAPPKPV; encoded by the coding sequence ATGTACTATGTTAATCGCGGGCAAATTGAGCGCATTTTGCGGCAAATCCCCGATATTGCGGACGGACTGCGAATGGCGGCGTCTTCCTGGGATGGAGGAACCGTCTGGGGAATGGTGCAGGAGCGCTGCCTTCACCTCGCCATTGAAGTCGTCACCGATGCCGGAAGCTGTCTGATCGACGGCTTCATTATGCGCGATGCGGGGAGCTATGAGGATATCGTCACGATCATTTACGAAGAGTCGGTATTTCGCGACCAAGAGATGTATGACCGGCTGATTGAGCTGGTCTCGCTGCGGAAGCCGCTGGTGCAGGAATACTACAACTGGGAACGGGGGCGCCTGCATCCGCTGACAGCCGTGCTCCCGGAGCTGCTGACACGCTTTGCATCCGAGATCCAAGACTATTTGAATCGGGAGCTTGAAATCGCCCGGCCGGTGCGTGAAGCTCCGCCGAAGCCCGTATAG
- a CDS encoding DUF1450 domain-containing protein encodes MANDIRICDKCNHMSIKSVLPKLRKMAPDAEIKIGCKSYCGPCGKRAFIYINGRYVSAPTEDEVLKKAEPFVKRPVVKE; translated from the coding sequence ATGGCTAACGATATACGCATCTGCGACAAATGCAATCATATGAGCATCAAGAGCGTGCTCCCCAAGCTCCGTAAAATGGCGCCGGACGCCGAGATCAAAATCGGCTGCAAGTCCTACTGCGGTCCGTGCGGCAAGCGTGCGTTCATTTATATCAACGGGCGCTACGTCAGCGCTCCGACCGAGGACGAGGTACTAAAGAAAGCGGAGCCTTTTGTGAAGCGCCCCGTTGTCAAAGAGTAA
- a CDS encoding permease → MTAFSPLKALPLLLPAAFLIIPAVLWLPQHSELLDSAYLYTFKTGFIGILLEALPFVLAGSLLSSLIGVFVPDEAIARWIPRRVLPALLFACLLGVIVPICECGMIPLVRRLLRKGMPLHVGVAFILSGPILNPVVFAATLTAFRSHPSLAYARMGLAFAVAFLIGLILYVTVKKSPLRLSIPRGSGPEHQHGTRGGKFAAVFTHAADDFFEMGKFLIFGCMLTSLIQTFVVQSSLASIGARPLGSYLFMMGFAFILSLCSTSDAFVGAAFLHSFPAGSLLAFTVLGPMLDFKNALMLLSLFKTRFAFYLFFLIASIVFTGSILLSGWL, encoded by the coding sequence ATGACCGCCTTTTCGCCCCTCAAAGCGCTGCCGCTGCTTCTTCCTGCGGCTTTTCTGATCATTCCCGCCGTCCTGTGGCTGCCTCAGCACAGCGAGCTCCTGGACAGCGCTTATCTGTATACGTTCAAAACGGGGTTTATCGGCATTTTGCTGGAGGCCCTGCCTTTTGTGCTGGCCGGTTCGCTGCTGTCCTCGCTGATCGGCGTATTCGTGCCGGATGAAGCCATTGCCCGCTGGATTCCGCGCCGGGTGCTTCCGGCCTTGCTGTTCGCCTGTCTGCTGGGCGTGATCGTCCCCATCTGCGAATGCGGTATGATTCCGCTTGTCAGGCGGCTGCTGCGCAAGGGAATGCCGCTGCATGTCGGGGTCGCTTTTATCCTGTCCGGCCCCATCCTGAATCCGGTTGTATTCGCCGCCACGCTGACGGCCTTTCGCAGTCATCCGAGCCTGGCGTATGCCCGCATGGGGCTTGCCTTCGCCGTGGCTTTCCTTATAGGACTTATCCTGTATGTCACGGTCAAAAAATCGCCGCTCCGCCTTTCGATTCCGCGCGGCAGCGGGCCGGAGCATCAACACGGCACAAGGGGAGGGAAATTTGCGGCTGTGTTCACGCATGCTGCGGATGATTTTTTTGAGATGGGAAAATTCCTCATCTTCGGCTGCATGCTCACCTCTCTGATCCAGACGTTTGTCGTCCAGAGCAGCCTTGCTTCCATCGGCGCCAGACCGCTTGGCTCCTATTTGTTTATGATGGGCTTTGCGTTTATTTTGTCGCTCTGCTCGACGTCCGATGCCTTCGTTGGGGCGGCTTTTCTGCATTCCTTTCCGGCCGGATCGCTGCTTGCCTTTACGGTGCTCGGGCCGATGCTCGACTTCAAAAATGCCTTGATGCTGCTGTCGTTATTCAAGACCCGTTTTGCCTTTTATTTGTTCTTTCTGATCGCTTCCATTGTGTTTACCGGCTCGATCCTGCTGTCCGGATGGCTGTGA
- a CDS encoding Dabb family protein has translation MIKHIVFFKLKDGSEESVAKTVAVLRNMEGKIPQLLSLEIGQDILRTERSFDIALTATLASLEDLEQYQVHPAHKEVIAHINEVKELSLAVDYEI, from the coding sequence ATGATAAAGCACATCGTATTTTTTAAGCTGAAGGACGGTTCGGAGGAGAGCGTGGCCAAGACCGTGGCAGTACTGCGCAACATGGAAGGGAAAATCCCGCAGCTGCTCTCGCTCGAGATCGGTCAAGACATCCTGCGCACCGAGCGTTCGTTCGATATCGCCCTGACCGCGACACTGGCCAGTCTGGAAGACCTTGAACAGTACCAGGTGCATCCTGCGCACAAGGAAGTTATCGCTCATATCAACGAGGTCAAGGAGCTCTCATTAGCTGTGGATTACGAGATCTGA
- a CDS encoding helix-turn-helix transcriptional regulator translates to MKRGQENGSTRRIIMTLLKMKGPQTIGALAEELGITEMGVRRHVLQLEREGLARNRIVRQAMGRPMHMYSLTERAEDYFPKNYHNLALELLRELDHTSGTEAVNVLFEGRRRRLLAQYSPMMERRDLEERVAELSAIQNSGGYMAEWDREDDGSFVLREYNCPIRQVAVQYRRACECEQHLFEELLEAKVSRSECMADGGQCCKYSIRPKG, encoded by the coding sequence GTGAAGAGAGGGCAGGAGAACGGTTCAACAAGGCGAATCATTATGACGCTCCTAAAAATGAAAGGCCCGCAGACCATCGGAGCGCTTGCCGAGGAGCTCGGCATTACCGAAATGGGGGTAAGGCGCCATGTCCTCCAGCTGGAGAGAGAGGGTCTGGCAAGAAACCGGATTGTGCGCCAGGCCATGGGCCGGCCGATGCATATGTATTCGCTGACGGAAAGAGCAGAGGATTATTTTCCGAAAAATTATCATAATCTTGCGCTGGAGCTTCTGCGCGAACTGGACCACACCAGCGGGACCGAGGCCGTAAACGTCCTGTTTGAGGGACGGCGGCGCAGGCTTCTGGCGCAGTACAGTCCCATGATGGAGCGCAGGGACCTCGAAGAACGAGTGGCGGAGCTGTCCGCCATCCAAAACTCGGGAGGTTATATGGCGGAGTGGGACCGGGAGGATGACGGTTCTTTTGTGCTCCGGGAGTATAACTGCCCTATCCGCCAGGTTGCGGTTCAGTACCGCCGTGCGTGCGAGTGCGAGCAGCATTTGTTTGAGGAGCTGCTGGAAGCGAAGGTCTCGCGGAGCGAGTGCATGGCCGACGGCGGACAGTGCTGCAAATATTCGATCAGACCGAAGGGTTAG
- a CDS encoding HesB/IscA family protein, with the protein MNVKITRNAAKVIKKQMDLEENKDLKLRVLITHAHGDHAHYGLDLDTPKENDEVIPTDKEIDVILEKGQPLLDGVKVDYLYFPQEGFVITNPSKGNHGDH; encoded by the coding sequence ATGAATGTGAAAATTACCCGCAACGCGGCTAAAGTTATAAAGAAACAGATGGACCTGGAAGAAAACAAGGATCTCAAGCTGCGGGTGCTGATTACCCACGCGCACGGCGATCATGCCCACTACGGCCTCGATTTGGACACGCCCAAGGAGAACGACGAAGTTATTCCAACCGACAAGGAAATTGACGTTATTCTGGAGAAGGGCCAGCCGCTGCTTGACGGAGTAAAGGTCGATTATCTGTATTTTCCGCAGGAAGGCTTTGTCATTACCAATCCGTCCAAAGGCAATCACGGCGACCACTAA
- a CDS encoding CobW family GTP-binding protein translates to MRIPVIVLSGFLGSGKTTLLLSLLKENYARGLRPGVLMNELGMQDVDGYILEEQTGAAVEKLLDGCVCCSRKEELGANLELLIERRPDVIYIELTGVANPDEIAQSLLEPYWDSRLSLHSLVTLVDAEHVLDYGSRLSADKQLVRTLRSQLAAAHLIIVNKSDLVEQETLWKIEKLIRKQNASAGIEFTIFSRISLDPLLEGIVSRGAKPLPKRAPAEFKEGLLKKAAADPGGVKTGLVPAQQGGTEPGPAPAQHGEAKPGPAPAQHGGTEPGPVPAQHGEAKPVLVPAQHAGSFSQVGAVTLAFPQGKTLPKAVLESFFREWADRLLRAKGHVRLPGGEPVQLVQHAGARTTWENSRYPGTPYVVFIGMNIDKERLAERWSALFR, encoded by the coding sequence ATGAGAATACCGGTTATTGTCTTGAGCGGATTTTTGGGAAGTGGTAAAACAACCCTGCTGCTGTCGCTGCTGAAAGAGAACTATGCTCGTGGCCTGCGGCCGGGTGTTCTGATGAACGAGCTCGGCATGCAGGATGTGGACGGCTATATTCTGGAGGAGCAGACCGGCGCGGCGGTTGAGAAGCTGCTGGACGGCTGCGTATGCTGCAGCCGCAAGGAAGAGCTCGGAGCCAATCTTGAGCTGCTGATCGAACGGCGCCCCGACGTTATTTATATAGAGCTTACCGGAGTGGCGAACCCCGATGAAATTGCGCAGTCGCTCTTGGAACCTTACTGGGACAGCAGGCTGTCGCTGCATTCTTTGGTGACGTTGGTGGATGCCGAACATGTGCTGGACTACGGCAGCCGGCTGTCCGCCGACAAGCAGCTTGTGCGCACTTTACGCAGCCAGCTGGCCGCAGCACATCTCATTATCGTGAACAAAAGCGATCTTGTGGAACAGGAAACGCTCTGGAAAATCGAAAAGCTGATCCGTAAGCAAAACGCCTCGGCGGGCATCGAATTTACAATTTTCAGCCGGATTTCGCTGGACCCGCTGCTTGAGGGGATTGTTTCACGGGGAGCGAAGCCCCTGCCAAAGCGGGCACCTGCCGAATTCAAGGAGGGCCTGCTTAAGAAAGCGGCGGCGGACCCCGGCGGGGTTAAAACGGGCCTGGTGCCCGCACAGCAGGGCGGGACCGAACCAGGTCCGGCGCCTGCACAGCATGGCGAGGCCAAACCGGGCCCGGCGCCCGCACAACACGGCGGGACCGAACCAGGCCCGGTGCCCGCACAGCATGGCGAGGCCAAACCGGTCCTGGTGCCCGCACAGCACGCCGGTTCCTTCTCCCAGGTCGGCGCCGTTACGCTTGCTTTTCCCCAAGGAAAAACGCTGCCCAAGGCGGTTCTGGAAAGCTTTTTCCGGGAATGGGCGGACAGGCTGCTGCGCGCTAAAGGACATGTACGGCTTCCGGGTGGAGAGCCGGTGCAGCTTGTTCAGCATGCGGGCGCCCGGACAACCTGGGAAAACTCCCGCTATCCAGGGACGCCTTATGTCGTCTTTATCGGCATGAACATCGACAAGGAACGACTGGCTGAGCGTTGGTCCGCCCTGTTCCGCTGA